A genomic region of Candidozyma auris chromosome 5, complete sequence contains the following coding sequences:
- the AFG1 gene encoding Afg1p, producing the protein MKLKNISRTTQRLYSIYTTGPQGVDGRLPRFSAGSSLEKSNSVVITDPYVIYQTYVSANLLERDEAQIRVMKEFQKLYYRVIDYKPPDSIAIRISLLLRKLEIRQAEESSALKSIRNQPFYRIKGWFRKDIDAQKKELVRYMTDEEELHNIAAPQGLLVNGEVGCGKSMLMDIFANSLPHQSKMRWHYNNFILWVFGEIHRIQKERMLTASLYGKHRMTMENEFILFEIAQKMIKKSTIFLLDEFMLPDVASAQIVRILFTYYFKMGGVLVATSNKLPEELYSNEFNKSRFKSFVGILGSRCVSVDMKSARDYRSHLAEKSSNTKNLVVKANDKDHEREWNRLVKSVALEIDNSSPLMDSKVKITDLDSQPASISVYNRQSYIPHTFNDQTVCYLDFDYICRGLFSSSDYISLASVFRTVIVDNVPVMTTKMKNEARRFITLLDALYEAKCQFFMRSEAEIDKLFFPEENGNLEDNYTAVQQEEMFAKTAIATMNPYRPNISSYDQEYAKEFEDMSTERSNTVNFSNTRAFTGEDEKFAYKRAVSRISEMVGSDHWRASDRWTPIDKSMRPWEEQLVDESEVHELKSRSHYRTQKDSTESGMEARFHPKELKQTLKNILPRDASAMLNVTFTEFNRKAAPSFPSIQHFWALGTWTAAQRKRIKDKIAQKWVSGSTRKEN; encoded by the coding sequence ATGAAACTCAAAAACATCAGTCGAACCACTCAAAGGCTCTACAGTATATATACTACAGGACCACAGGGTGTAGATGGAAGGTTACCCCGGTTTCTGGCAGGCAGCTCGCTTGAAAAGTCAAACTCGGTGGTAATCACTGATCCTTACGTGATCTACCAAACTTATGTTTCCGCcaaccttcttgaaagagacGAGGCACAGATACGGGTGATGAAAGAGTTTCAGAAACTTTATTATAGAGTTATAGACTACAAACCTCCCGATAGCATTGCCATACGTAtttcgcttcttcttcgaaaaTTAGAGATTAGACAAGCGGAAGAATCACTGGCTTTAAAGTCTATTAGAAACCAACCGTTCTATAGAATCAAAGGATGGTTCAGGAAAGACATCGAtgctcaaaagaaagaattggTGAGGTATATGacagacgaagaagaattaCACAACATTGCAGCGCCGCAGGGTCTTCTTGTGAACGGGGAGGTGGGATGTGGCAAGTCTATGTTGATGGAtatttttgcaaattcGCTTCCACACCAATCGAAGATGCGCTGGCATTACAATAATTTTATCCTCTGGgtgtttggagaaattCACCGGATTCAGAAGGAACGAATGTTAACAGCATCGTTATACGGAAAGCACAGGATGACAATGGAGAACGAGTTTATCTTATTCGAAATAGCCCAAAAGAtgataaaaaaaagcacaatTTTTTTACTTGACGAATTTATGCTTCCTGATGTTGCCTCAGCGCAGATTGTGCGTATTTTATTTACATACTACTTCAAGATGGGTGGTGTCCTTGTGGCAACAAGCAACAAGCTACCAGAAGAGCTATACTCTAATGAATTCAACAAATCTCGTTTTAAGTCATTTGTGGGAATTTTGGGATCCAGATGTGTTAGCGTGGATATGAAGTCAGCAAGGGACTATAGGCTGCACCTCGCTGAAAAACTGTCTAACACTAAGAATCTCGTAGTGAAAGCGAATGACAAGGATCATGAACGTGAGTGGAATCGATTAGTCAAAAGCGTTGCTCTCGAGATCGACAATTCATCTCCTTTGATGGATTCGAAAGTGAAGATTACAGACTTGGACCTGCAGCCTGCTTCCATACTGGTCTACAATAGACAATCATATATTCCTCACACATTCAATGACCAAACTGTTTGCTATTTGGATTTTGATTATATATGCCGTGGGCTTTTTTCCTCGTCCGACTACATCTCGCTTGCCTCTGTCTTTAGGACAGTGATAGTCGACAATGTTCCCGTGATGACcacaaagatgaagaatgaAGCTAGGCGATTCATAACGCTCTTGGATGCTTTATATGAAGCGAAGTGTCAATTCTTTATGCGCAGTGAAGCAGAGATCGATAAACTATTTTTTCCTGAAGAAAACGGAAATTTGGAGGACAACTATACTGCCGTACAACAGGAGGAGATGTTTGCTAAAACTGCTATTGCCACGATGAACCCATACAGACCGAACATTTCCTCTTATGATCAGGAATATGCGAAAGAGTTCGAGGATATGAGTACAGAGAGAAGTAATACTGTCAACTTTAGTAACACAAGAGCTTTCACTGGTGAAGACGAGAAATTCGCTTACAAGAGAGCAGTGTCGAGGATTTCCGAAATGGTAGGATCAGATCATTGGCGTGCCTCGGATCGATGGACGCCCATCGATAAAAGCATGAGACCATGGGAAGAGCAGctcgttgatgaaagtgaagTACATGAACTTAAGTCGAGATCCCACTACAGAACACAGAAGGACAGTACTGAAAGTGGCATGGAAGCTAGATTTCATCCaaaagagttgaagcagaCCCTCAAGAATATTCTTCCTCGAGATGCAAGTGCCATGCTTAATGTAACGTTCACAGAATTCAACCGCAAAGCAGCTCCCAGCTTTCCCAGTATCCAACACTTCTGGGCTTTGGGGACGTGGACTGCAGCCCAGCGCAAGAGGATAAAAGACAAGATTGCACAGAAGTGGGTAAGTGGGAGTACGCGAAAAGAGAACTGA